The Elaeis guineensis isolate ETL-2024a chromosome 13, EG11, whole genome shotgun sequence genome includes a region encoding these proteins:
- the LOC140853208 gene encoding uncharacterized protein, translating into MTHTHQDGTFVRDESRDLYERATSLIAERDDESAASTQQSRIEIEVFTELMGPERYGRVRGYGVGVTPTQLSEVSRYTQHAAADAQDSRVRRLEAKIQEIRQSRAAEMEEMRQSRAEMQAMRGQIDRLTSLLEMYGSSQAPGISGTRRDSGTSRGDNDDHPPAD; encoded by the exons atgactcatactcatcaggatggtacttttgttcgagatgagtcgagagatttatat gagagggctacatctctcattgcggagcgtgacgacgagtccgcagcatctacgcagcagagccgtatcgagatcGAGgtcttcacagagttgatgggaccagagcgctacggccgagtgaggggttatggagtaggagtcacccccactcagttatctgaggttagtagatatacgcagcatgctgcagcagatgctcaggattcacgcgttcgcagactcgaggcgaagatacaggagattagacagagtcgtgccgctgagatggaggagatgcgacagagccgtgccgagatgcaggccatgaggggacagattgatcgccttacatctttattagagatgtatggttcatctcag gctcctggcatatcaggcacccgtcgagatagcggcacgtcacgtggagacaacgacgaccatccgcctgcagattga
- the LOC140853330 gene encoding uncharacterized protein → MMNISPAFDFLHDHFQEHNDIIIQTVRELQKATRIIQTLCSEAKGSKRTMVTRNVPATKRSLERFVFHVKALLHNTSSGCSFWMGNLKHKDLSGHVVSSQVYDNGNDDINREAENLTEAEPRVLSDDSSQRDDGN, encoded by the exons ATGATGAATATTTCTCCAGCATTTGACTTCTTACATGACCATTTCCAAGAACACAATGACATTATAATTCAAACG GTCAGAGAGCTTCAAAAGGCAACAAGAATTATACAGACCTTGTGTTCTGAGGCCAAG GGGTCAAAACGGACAATGGTCACACGCAATGTTCCTGCTACTAAGAGGTCTTTGGAGCGCTTTGTGTTCCATGTCAAGGCTTTGTTACACAATACCTcaagtgggtgcagtttttggatgg GCAATTTAAAACACAAGGATTTAAGTGGTCATGTGGTAAGTTCCCAAGTGTATGACAATGGAAATGATGACATTAATAGAGAAGCAGAAAATCTAACGGAGGCAGAGCCTAGGGTTCTTTCTGACGATAGCAGCCAACGAGATGATGGGAACTGA
- the LOC140853179 gene encoding uncharacterized protein gives MGRYAGVQFQFSQTKAGTSSSAQQPEASSAAQHSEPCPSSSAQHDPPVHQPDDEIHVQDRSGRVRPRRGPTVVRDVWQMREGERIIVECNQLGQPIKKAACLLTSFLGTVARRPQLCPLGYAKWNDMLPTYKVELLRVIESKFVLPPSTHDFVMKSLNRKWKEYRAQLKKDYMRQGMTEEEVARNCPPDVPPHQWMELVHYWFSERAQVYYLFIIFFF, from the exons atgggacgatatgctggtgtgcagttccagttttcacagacaaaggccggtacgtcttcttcagcacagcagcctgaggccagttcagctgcacagcattctgagccctgtccttcatcatcagcacagcacgatcctcctgttcatcagccagatgatgagatacacgtgcagg acagatccgggagagtacgccccagacgcggacccacagtagtacgagatgtgtggcagatgcgtgagggtgagaggattattgtggagtgcaatcagctaggtcagccaattaagaaagctgcctgcttattgacttcatttttggggactgttgctcggaggcctcagctatgtccgttgggctatgcaaaatggaatgacatgcttccaacgtacaaagttgagctcctccgagttatagag agcaagtttgttctccctccatccactcatgattttgtaatgaagtctctcaaccgcaaatggaaagaatatagagcgcaattgaagaaggactatatgagacagggtatgacagaggaggaggttgctaggaattgtcctcctgatgtaccccctcatcagtggatggagttggttcattattggttctccgagagggcacaggtatattatctgtttattatcttttttttctaa